From Candidatus Manganitrophus morganii, the proteins below share one genomic window:
- a CDS encoding anti-sigma factor, with protein sequence MDHSEIEGETQIGTFGDIDPLKATPGKATVEKKAKPAKTSRRSYQSVLISVLVVALAGFGGLSYFKLQEEIRGMHTVIQSLRTEAAAQEKTVAALTGEVKGREDSLQQARAEANQLKGQVESMRLALMERDGQISRLQQTAQFGAKLPKKTRELQSQLVQKQLENASLQNAMTNQTEWLRLLSSPTAELVRMTGSKEAGGAGGLLLFDPETQAAAFYGFELPKLPAGKIYQLWTIGEAPVSAGMFQPSKDRTAVMKVPKIINPKGLKAFSVTIEPAGGKAQPTGPAYLKGQFAEVSPS encoded by the coding sequence ATGGACCACTCTGAAATCGAAGGGGAAACGCAGATCGGCACGTTTGGGGATATCGATCCTCTCAAGGCGACTCCGGGAAAGGCGACGGTTGAAAAGAAAGCCAAACCGGCGAAAACGAGCCGACGGTCCTATCAGTCGGTGTTGATCTCCGTTCTGGTGGTTGCCTTGGCGGGCTTCGGCGGTTTGAGCTATTTCAAGCTTCAAGAAGAGATCCGGGGAATGCATACGGTGATTCAGAGCCTTCGGACGGAGGCGGCGGCCCAGGAGAAAACCGTCGCCGCGCTGACGGGGGAGGTGAAAGGCCGTGAAGATTCCCTCCAGCAGGCGCGTGCAGAGGCCAATCAATTAAAGGGACAGGTCGAATCGATGCGGCTGGCACTGATGGAAAGGGACGGCCAGATCTCTCGGCTTCAGCAGACGGCCCAGTTCGGCGCCAAGCTGCCGAAAAAGACGCGGGAATTACAGTCGCAGCTCGTTCAAAAACAGCTCGAAAACGCCTCCCTCCAAAATGCGATGACCAACCAAACGGAATGGCTCCGGCTCCTTTCATCGCCGACAGCCGAGCTTGTCCGGATGACCGGATCGAAAGAGGCCGGAGGGGCGGGAGGGCTTCTTCTCTTCGACCCTGAAACACAGGCGGCGGCCTTCTACGGCTTTGAGCTGCCGAAGCTGCCGGCGGGGAAGATCTACCAGCTTTGGACCATCGGAGAGGCTCCGGTGAGCGCCGGGATGTTCCAACCCTCCAAAGACCGCACAGCGGTGATGAAGGTCCCAAAGATCATCAACCCGAAAGGGCTGAAGGCGTTTTCCGTTACGATCGAGCCGGCGGGAGGGAAGGCGCAACCGACCGGGCCGGCCTATCTGAAGGGACAGTTTGCGGAAGTCTCACCGTCTTAA
- a CDS encoding ATP-dependent Clp protease adaptor ClpS, with the protein MGTEVLDLPEVETISEEATQVDLPWNVILYNDDFHSFDEVILQVQKATGVSLERAAEITLEAHLKGRAVCFTGPLERCEHVAVILRQIELTAEIERAV; encoded by the coding sequence ATGGGCACGGAAGTTCTCGATCTTCCCGAAGTCGAAACCATCTCGGAGGAGGCGACGCAGGTTGATCTTCCCTGGAATGTCATTCTTTACAATGATGACTTTCATAGCTTCGATGAAGTGATCCTCCAGGTCCAAAAGGCGACCGGCGTCTCCCTGGAGCGCGCCGCCGAGATCACGCTGGAGGCCCATCTCAAAGGCCGCGCGGTCTGCTTTACCGGCCCGCTCGAACGTTGCGAGCATGTTGCAGTTATCCTCCGGCAAATCGAGCTCACAGCGGAGATCGAGCGGGCCGTATAA
- a CDS encoding thioredoxin domain-containing protein has translation MEQPKHTNRLIHETSPYLLQHAHNPVDWYPWGEEALKKAKNENKPILLSIGYSACHWCHVMEHESFEDEETAQWMNEHFVNIKVDREERPDLDQIYQNAVQLFIRRGGGWPLTMFLTPEKVPFYGGTYFPPEDRYGLPAFSKLLEIVTNTYREKQDEIVKTAEQVRTALGEMSGGKAAPAKREIDPHLLEGAAESLGRIFDTKQGGFGGAPKFPSTPALNLFLRYYQQNGEETYLTMVTYTLGKMAWGGIYDQLGGGFHRYSTDDHWLVPHFEKMLYDNAQLARLYFATYQATGQPFYMKIGEEILEYVLREMTDPLGGFYSTQDADSEGEEGKFFVWTPQEIKAVVGEETGALICRHYGITDAGNFEGKNILHIRQPLDNLAREMGKTTEELERIVGEAKKKLFLERERRIKPFRDEKVLTSWNGLMIGAFVDGYNVTRNERYLAVAQKGADFLWTRLYQEGRLLRTFKEGVAKLNGYLDDYTFTVDALLDLYEATSDATHLDRARGLTTRLIDQFWDDAQGGFFFTSKDHEPLIARSKSSADQSIPSGNAVAAQSLLRLFYLTGEASYFDKAEKTLQFFSEAMEENVFATGNMIAVSDFYLRKPKEIVVIGDTKAPETERLLAGIQRLYLPNKVLFRVDPGQPQETPLPDPVKGKKMIDGKPTVYICHHFTCSPPLTDWEAIRAQLIAKD, from the coding sequence ATGGAGCAGCCGAAGCACACCAATCGCCTCATTCACGAGACCAGCCCTTATCTCCTCCAGCATGCCCACAATCCGGTCGATTGGTACCCCTGGGGGGAAGAGGCCCTTAAAAAGGCCAAAAATGAAAACAAGCCGATCCTCCTCTCCATCGGTTACTCCGCCTGTCACTGGTGCCACGTGATGGAACACGAATCGTTCGAGGATGAAGAGACCGCGCAATGGATGAATGAGCACTTCGTCAACATCAAAGTGGATCGCGAGGAACGGCCCGATCTCGACCAGATTTATCAGAATGCCGTTCAGCTCTTCATCCGGCGCGGCGGGGGATGGCCGTTGACGATGTTTCTCACCCCCGAGAAGGTTCCCTTTTACGGCGGGACCTATTTCCCCCCGGAGGACCGCTACGGCCTTCCCGCTTTCTCCAAGCTGCTGGAAATTGTCACGAACACCTACCGCGAAAAACAAGACGAGATCGTGAAGACGGCGGAGCAGGTCCGGACGGCGCTGGGGGAGATGTCGGGAGGCAAAGCCGCCCCCGCAAAACGAGAGATCGACCCTCATCTTTTGGAAGGAGCGGCGGAGAGCCTCGGCCGGATTTTCGACACCAAACAGGGCGGATTCGGAGGCGCCCCGAAGTTCCCCAGCACACCGGCGCTGAACCTCTTCCTGCGATACTACCAACAAAACGGCGAAGAGACCTATTTGACGATGGTCACCTATACCCTCGGGAAAATGGCCTGGGGAGGAATCTACGATCAGCTCGGCGGCGGATTCCATCGCTACTCCACCGATGATCACTGGTTGGTCCCCCACTTCGAGAAGATGCTCTATGATAATGCTCAGCTCGCCCGTCTCTATTTCGCGACATACCAGGCAACCGGCCAACCGTTCTATATGAAAATCGGCGAGGAGATTCTCGAATATGTCCTCCGCGAGATGACCGACCCCCTCGGCGGATTCTACTCCACACAAGATGCCGACAGCGAAGGGGAAGAAGGGAAGTTCTTCGTCTGGACCCCGCAGGAGATCAAAGCGGTCGTCGGAGAGGAAACAGGCGCGTTGATCTGCCGGCACTACGGGATCACGGATGCGGGCAACTTCGAGGGGAAAAACATCCTCCACATCCGACAACCGCTCGACAATCTTGCCAGGGAAATGGGGAAAACGACGGAGGAGCTGGAGCGGATCGTCGGCGAGGCGAAGAAAAAGCTCTTCCTGGAACGGGAAAGAAGGATCAAACCGTTTCGGGATGAGAAGGTGCTGACGAGTTGGAACGGCCTAATGATCGGCGCCTTTGTGGATGGATACAATGTCACCCGAAATGAGCGTTACCTGGCCGTCGCTCAGAAGGGGGCCGATTTTCTCTGGACCCGCCTCTACCAAGAAGGGCGATTGCTTCGCACTTTCAAAGAAGGGGTCGCCAAGCTCAACGGTTATCTCGACGATTATACCTTCACCGTCGACGCCTTACTCGACCTATATGAGGCAACCTCCGATGCAACGCATCTCGATCGGGCCCGGGGTCTGACCACCCGCTTGATCGACCAGTTCTGGGATGACGCTCAGGGGGGGTTCTTTTTTACCTCGAAAGATCACGAACCGCTCATTGCCCGGTCCAAATCGTCGGCCGACCAATCGATCCCTTCCGGAAATGCCGTCGCTGCGCAAAGTCTTCTCCGGCTCTTCTACCTGACCGGGGAGGCCTCTTATTTTGACAAAGCAGAAAAGACCCTCCAATTTTTCTCCGAAGCGATGGAGGAAAACGTCTTTGCCACCGGCAACATGATCGCCGTCTCCGACTTCTACCTGCGAAAACCGAAGGAGATCGTCGTCATTGGAGACACAAAGGCTCCCGAGACGGAGCGGCTTCTCGCCGGCATTCAGCGGCTTTACCTCCCGAACAAGGTTCTCTTCCGCGTCGACCCCGGTCAACCGCAGGAGACTCCCCTCCCCGATCCGGTCAAAGGGAAGAAGATGATCGACGGAAAACCGACCGTCTACATTTGCCACCACTTTACCTGTTCTCCGCCGCTCACCGATTGGGAGGCGATCCGGGCGCAGCTCATCGCAAAGGATTAG